Proteins from a single region of Streptomyces spinoverrucosus:
- a CDS encoding PadR family transcriptional regulator → MRLPLLALLARGPAHGYELKQDLEQLLGAAYPQPNIGQIYVTLGRLEKSGLIEGEEVEQSSRPNKRIYHLTDAGREALHAWYEETADEPRVRDEFFMKLALAPQTGLADRIALINRQRRQYLNTMRSLSKLAAAENRDNRIAQLLIEGAMLHLQADLDWLERCQEELEESE, encoded by the coding sequence GTGCGCCTGCCCCTCCTGGCACTCCTCGCGCGCGGCCCGGCCCACGGCTATGAGCTGAAGCAGGACCTTGAGCAACTGCTGGGCGCCGCGTACCCTCAGCCGAACATCGGCCAGATCTACGTCACCCTCGGCCGCCTCGAGAAGTCGGGACTGATCGAGGGCGAGGAGGTCGAGCAGTCGAGCCGGCCCAACAAGAGGATCTACCACCTCACCGACGCCGGGCGGGAGGCGCTGCACGCCTGGTACGAGGAGACGGCGGACGAACCGCGGGTCCGGGACGAGTTCTTCATGAAGCTCGCGCTCGCCCCGCAGACCGGGCTGGCCGACCGGATCGCGCTGATCAACAGACAGCGGCGCCAGTATCTGAACACCATGCGCAGTCTGTCGAAGCTGGCAGCCGCCGAGAACCGGGACAACCGCATCGCCCAGCTGCTGATCGAGGGCGCGATGCTGCATCTGCAGGCCGACCTGGACTGGTTGGAGCGCTGCCAGGAGGAACTGGAGGAGTCGGAGTGA
- a CDS encoding ABC transporter ATP-binding protein yields the protein MSEHHPTPALRAEALVKTHHGEGAPAHAVRGVDLCVARGEFVAVTGPSGAGKSTLLHLLGGLQRPDSGSIWLDGERTDAYSEARWAVERRRRIGIVFQFFNLVSNLSVADNVELPALLAGVPPKRARAERQALLAELGLDGKERSMPGELSGGEQQRVALARALVNHPPLLLADEPAGSLDSRGTREVMRLLSRFHQRGQTILLVTHDARLASAADRVISFFDGRIADDAELDGATPSRRSGISGVLELRD from the coding sequence GTGAGCGAGCACCACCCCACTCCTGCGCTGCGCGCCGAGGCCCTGGTCAAGACGCACCACGGCGAGGGTGCCCCGGCACATGCCGTGCGCGGGGTCGATCTGTGTGTGGCGCGGGGCGAGTTCGTGGCCGTGACCGGCCCGTCCGGCGCGGGCAAGTCGACGCTGCTGCATCTGCTCGGCGGACTCCAGCGTCCGGACAGCGGCAGCATCTGGCTGGACGGCGAGCGCACGGACGCCTACAGCGAGGCGCGCTGGGCGGTGGAGCGCCGGCGGCGCATCGGGATCGTCTTCCAGTTCTTCAACCTGGTCTCCAACCTGTCGGTCGCGGACAACGTCGAGCTGCCCGCCCTCCTCGCCGGGGTGCCGCCGAAGCGGGCGCGCGCCGAGCGTCAGGCGCTGCTGGCCGAACTGGGTCTTGACGGCAAGGAGCGCAGCATGCCGGGCGAGCTGTCCGGCGGTGAGCAGCAGCGGGTGGCGCTGGCCCGCGCCCTGGTCAACCATCCGCCGCTGCTGCTGGCCGACGAACCCGCCGGCAGCCTGGACAGCCGGGGCACCCGCGAGGTGATGCGCCTGCTGTCCCGCTTCCACCAGCGTGGCCAAACGATCCTGCTGGTCACCCACGACGCCCGGCTGGCAAGCGCCGCGGACCGGGTCATCAGCTTCTTCGACGGACGGATCGCGGACGACGCGGAACTCGACGGCGCCACGCCCTCGCGCCGGTCCGGCATATCCGGTGTGCTGGAGCTCAGGGACTGA
- a CDS encoding ABC transporter substrate-binding protein yields the protein MMRRRTTLLTGCTALVLALGATACGGGPVTAGGGDKALSGQTVTVAGVWSGSEQKNFQKVLDAFTEKTGAKTQFVSTGDNVSTVVGSKIEGGNAPDVVMVPQVGVLQQFAKEGWLKPLSKTAQQSIGANFADVWKNYGSVDGTLYGLYFKAAHKSTVWYSPDALAQAGVEPPKTYEEMLKAGQTISDSGLAAFSVAGQDGWTLTDWFENVYLSQAGPEKYDALAAHELKWTDASVVDALTTLGKLFKDKQLIAGGQKGALNTDFPGSVEKVFGPKPEAGMVYEGDFVAGVAKDQFGRTIGEDANFFPFPAVGGGDAPVVSGGDAAVVLKDGKNAEAGMQLLEYLATPEAAAVWAGAGGFLSPNKKLDLASYGDDVTRATAKSLVGAGDSVRFDMSDQAPAAFGGTKGAGEWKILQDFLRDPSDPKGTAAELEAAAAKAYGN from the coding sequence ATGATGCGACGACGTACCACCCTGCTCACCGGCTGCACCGCCCTCGTCCTGGCGCTCGGCGCCACCGCCTGCGGCGGCGGCCCGGTCACGGCCGGCGGCGGTGACAAGGCGCTCAGCGGCCAGACCGTCACCGTGGCCGGTGTCTGGTCCGGCAGCGAGCAGAAGAACTTCCAGAAGGTGCTCGACGCCTTCACCGAGAAGACCGGCGCGAAGACCCAGTTCGTGTCCACCGGGGACAACGTCTCCACCGTCGTCGGCAGCAAGATCGAGGGCGGCAACGCGCCCGACGTGGTGATGGTCCCGCAGGTCGGCGTGCTCCAGCAGTTCGCCAAGGAGGGCTGGCTCAAGCCGCTGTCCAAGACCGCGCAGCAGTCGATCGGCGCCAACTTCGCGGACGTCTGGAAGAACTACGGCAGCGTCGACGGCACGCTCTACGGCCTGTACTTCAAGGCGGCCCACAAGTCGACCGTCTGGTACAGCCCCGACGCCCTCGCCCAGGCCGGAGTCGAGCCGCCGAAGACCTACGAGGAGATGCTGAAGGCCGGGCAGACCATCTCGGACTCCGGGCTCGCCGCGTTCTCGGTCGCCGGGCAGGACGGCTGGACGCTCACCGACTGGTTCGAGAACGTCTACCTCTCCCAGGCCGGACCCGAGAAGTACGACGCGCTCGCCGCGCACGAGCTGAAGTGGACGGACGCCTCGGTGGTCGACGCGCTGACCACGCTCGGGAAGCTGTTCAAGGACAAGCAGCTGATCGCGGGCGGCCAGAAGGGGGCCCTGAACACCGACTTCCCGGGCTCGGTGGAGAAGGTCTTCGGGCCGAAGCCCGAGGCCGGCATGGTCTACGAGGGCGACTTCGTGGCCGGTGTCGCCAAGGACCAGTTCGGCAGGACCATCGGCGAGGACGCGAACTTCTTCCCGTTCCCGGCGGTCGGCGGCGGTGACGCCCCGGTCGTCAGCGGCGGCGACGCGGCCGTCGTCCTGAAGGACGGCAAGAACGCCGAGGCCGGCATGCAGCTCCTGGAGTACCTGGCCACCCCCGAGGCCGCGGCCGTGTGGGCCGGGGCGGGCGGCTTCCTGTCCCCGAACAAGAAGCTCGACCTCGCCTCCTACGGCGACGACGTCACCCGCGCGACCGCCAAGTCCCTCGTCGGCGCGGGCGACTCGGTCCGCTTCGACATGTCCGACCAGGCACCGGCGGCCTTCGGCGGCACCAAGGGCGCGGGCGAGTGGAAGATCCTTCAGGACTTCCTGCGCGACCCGTCCGACCCGAAGGGCACGGCGGCCGAGCTGGAGGCCGCCGCGGCGAAGGCGTACGGGAACTGA
- a CDS encoding ABC transporter substrate-binding protein, which translates to MRWIRAAGRGLLVLVVVLTGYVASGARAEDGTVGGRGPLTIATAGDLTGYLGPLLQDWNRTHPAEQVTLVELPDSADETRAQMITDLRGGSRGRFDVLNIDVAWTSEFAAAGWIRPLPRDRFPLGTFLPPVVDTATYDGRLYAVPYVTNAGLLLYRKDVLAKEGVPPPRTWAELERAARTVAPKYGLDGYAGQFLPYEGLTVNAAEAVYSAGGTILGDEGERVTVNSDAAREGIDFLARGVREGWIPQQALTYKEEESKQAFLDGRLLFLRNWPYAYAAASAVGSPLAGKVGAVPLPGPDGPGTSVLGGSNLAVSSHARHPDTAARLIAYLTSEPVQRQVLTRGALPPVRAALYEDPALVRDFPYLPTLRAGVLAAAPRPKSPRYDQVSLVVQAVVHDATTGRQTPEGAVRRLARELAAISSR; encoded by the coding sequence ATGCGGTGGATACGCGCCGCCGGTAGGGGCCTCCTCGTTCTGGTCGTCGTGCTGACCGGTTACGTCGCCTCCGGCGCCCGCGCCGAGGACGGGACCGTGGGCGGCCGGGGGCCTTTGACGATCGCCACCGCCGGAGACCTCACCGGCTATCTCGGTCCCCTCCTTCAGGACTGGAACCGCACCCATCCCGCCGAGCAGGTCACACTCGTCGAGCTGCCGGACTCCGCCGACGAGACCCGCGCGCAGATGATCACCGACCTGCGCGGCGGCTCCCGCGGCCGCTTCGACGTCCTCAACATCGACGTCGCCTGGACCTCCGAGTTCGCGGCGGCCGGCTGGATCCGCCCGCTGCCCCGCGACCGCTTCCCGCTCGGCACCTTCCTGCCCCCGGTCGTCGACACCGCCACGTACGACGGGCGGCTGTACGCCGTGCCGTACGTCACCAACGCCGGGCTGCTGCTGTACCGCAAGGACGTCCTGGCCAAGGAGGGTGTCCCGCCGCCGCGTACCTGGGCCGAGCTGGAACGGGCGGCGAGGACCGTCGCGCCGAAGTACGGGCTCGACGGCTACGCCGGACAGTTCCTGCCGTACGAGGGCCTCACCGTCAACGCGGCCGAGGCCGTGTACTCGGCCGGCGGCACGATCCTCGGCGACGAGGGCGAACGCGTCACCGTGAACTCGGACGCGGCCCGCGAGGGCATCGACTTCCTCGCCCGCGGCGTCCGCGAGGGCTGGATCCCCCAGCAGGCGCTGACGTACAAGGAGGAGGAGTCCAAGCAGGCCTTCCTCGACGGCCGCCTGCTGTTCCTGCGCAACTGGCCCTACGCCTACGCCGCCGCCTCGGCCGTGGGGTCCCCGCTGGCCGGCAAGGTCGGCGCCGTGCCCCTGCCCGGGCCGGACGGTCCGGGCACGAGCGTGCTCGGCGGCTCCAACCTGGCCGTCAGCAGCCATGCGCGGCACCCCGACACGGCCGCGCGCCTGATCGCGTACCTCACCAGTGAGCCCGTCCAGCGCCAGGTGCTCACGCGCGGCGCGCTGCCGCCCGTACGGGCCGCGCTGTACGAGGACCCGGCGCTGGTCCGGGACTTCCCCTATCTGCCGACCCTGCGCGCGGGCGTCCTCGCGGCGGCGCCGCGGCCCAAGAGCCCGCGCTACGACCAGGTCAGCCTGGTGGTGCAGGCGGTCGTGCACGACGCGACGACCGGGCGCCAGACGCCCGAGGGCGCGGTGCGACGGCTGGCGCGCGAGCTGGCCGCCATCTCCAGCCGATAG
- a CDS encoding glycoside hydrolase family 13 protein translates to MNRHHWWRDAVIYQVYVRSFLDSTGDGVGDLAGVRAGLPYLKKLGVDGIWLSPFYPSPQHDHGYDVVDYCDVDPLFGDLAEFDLLVRAARRLGIKVLLDIVPNHCSSEHPWFREALASPPGTPARARFHFADGRGPGGAEPPNNWHAMFGGPAWTRVGDGQWYLHMFTPEQPDWNWRAPEIGAEFDRVLRFWLDRGVDGFRIDVAAGLFKHPDLPDSDDPEADARTRDSVNPLAWNQPEVHDVWRQWRATCDEYAARDGRERLLVGEVSVPTAREHALYVRPDELHQAFFFDLLGAPWNPDAFRKVISEAMQDIAGTGSTVTWVLNNHDQVRTVTRYGEPAPEGSGLGAARARAAALLMLALPGAAYIYQGEELGLPEVVDLPDDVLTDPIFHRTGSRARVRDGCRVPLPWSGQASPFGFTSGVEGVKPWLPQPQWFAEHATDRALADTRSFWHLYRDGLQLRASLPQLGEGTLRWLDTPPGVLAFARGDDLVCAVNFGTAPTPAPVSGTPLLASGPCPESGVLPGSTAAWWITDPSSTPNP, encoded by the coding sequence TTGAACAGGCACCACTGGTGGCGCGACGCGGTGATCTACCAGGTGTACGTCCGCAGCTTCCTCGACAGCACCGGAGACGGCGTCGGCGACCTCGCCGGGGTCCGGGCCGGGCTGCCGTACCTGAAGAAGCTCGGTGTCGACGGGATCTGGCTGAGCCCCTTCTATCCGTCGCCGCAGCACGACCACGGGTACGACGTGGTCGACTACTGCGACGTCGACCCGCTGTTCGGCGACCTCGCCGAGTTCGACCTCCTGGTGCGGGCCGCCCGGCGGCTCGGCATCAAGGTGCTGCTGGACATCGTCCCGAACCACTGCTCCAGCGAGCACCCGTGGTTCCGCGAGGCGCTGGCCTCGCCGCCCGGCACCCCGGCGCGCGCCCGCTTCCACTTCGCCGACGGCCGTGGCCCCGGCGGCGCCGAGCCGCCCAACAACTGGCACGCCATGTTCGGCGGCCCGGCCTGGACCCGGGTCGGCGACGGCCAGTGGTACCTGCACATGTTCACGCCCGAGCAGCCGGACTGGAACTGGCGCGCCCCCGAGATCGGCGCCGAGTTCGACCGGGTCCTGCGCTTCTGGCTCGACCGCGGTGTCGACGGCTTCCGCATCGACGTTGCCGCCGGCCTCTTCAAGCACCCCGACCTGCCGGACTCCGACGATCCGGAGGCCGACGCCCGCACCCGCGACTCGGTCAACCCGCTCGCCTGGAACCAGCCCGAGGTGCACGACGTCTGGCGGCAGTGGCGCGCCACATGCGACGAGTACGCCGCCCGGGACGGCCGGGAGCGGCTGCTGGTCGGCGAGGTGTCCGTGCCGACCGCCCGCGAGCACGCGCTGTACGTCCGCCCGGACGAGCTGCACCAGGCCTTCTTCTTCGACCTGCTCGGCGCCCCCTGGAACCCGGACGCCTTCCGCAAGGTCATCTCCGAGGCCATGCAGGACATCGCCGGGACCGGCTCGACGGTCACCTGGGTCCTCAACAACCACGACCAGGTCCGCACCGTCACCCGCTACGGCGAACCCGCCCCCGAGGGCAGCGGCCTCGGCGCCGCCCGCGCCCGCGCCGCAGCGCTGCTGATGCTGGCGCTGCCCGGAGCCGCGTACATCTACCAGGGCGAGGAGCTCGGTCTGCCCGAGGTCGTCGACCTGCCCGACGACGTGCTCACCGACCCGATCTTCCACCGCACCGGCAGCCGGGCCCGGGTCCGCGACGGCTGCCGGGTGCCGCTGCCCTGGTCGGGACAGGCCTCGCCGTTCGGCTTCACCTCCGGCGTCGAGGGCGTCAAGCCCTGGCTGCCGCAGCCTCAGTGGTTCGCCGAGCACGCCACCGACCGGGCCCTCGCCGACACCCGCTCCTTCTGGCACCTGTACCGCGACGGCCTCCAACTGCGCGCCTCGCTGCCTCAGTTGGGCGAGGGCACGCTGCGCTGGCTGGACACCCCGCCGGGCGTCCTGGCCTTCGCCCGCGGCGACGACCTGGTCTGCGCCGTCAACTTCGGTACGGCCCCCACCCCCGCGCCGGTCTCCGGCACCCCCCTGCTGGCCAGCGGCCCCTGCCCGGAGTCCGGGGTGCTGCCCGGCTCCACCGCCGCCTGGTGGATCACCGACCCCTCGTCAACTCCCAACCCCTGA